The following are encoded in a window of Limibacter armeniacum genomic DNA:
- a CDS encoding NAD(P)/FAD-dependent oxidoreductase: MYDIIIIGGGLAGLISSFRLSFWGYNVLLIEKQSYPLHRVCGEYISNEVKDFMEMHQLLPNIELPQINELTVSSPNGNQFHMPLGLGGFGISRFTIDQYLFEKSKQAGTTVLQNTKVHHFDFDGSFFTVNTTKGESFQAPLLIGAFGKRSLLDKQMKRPFIQSKSPYIGIKYHIKNPIPTNQIALHNFKDGYCGISKVEEGKTNLCYLSSRQNLKKFGSIEKMEQEVLFENPHIRQIFEESEFLFEKPIVINEISFSAKSCIEQHVMMAGDSAGLITPLCGNGMAMAIHSAIILTDLIGIYFKKGEKVNREQLENAYQQKWQQAFAFRLNAGRQLQKLFGSKKLTNHTVNILKHLPTVSKWLVSLTHGKPITYAKAPLQQKNRQPSQEGHL; encoded by the coding sequence ATGTACGATATCATCATTATAGGCGGAGGGCTTGCGGGATTAATCAGCAGCTTCCGCCTTTCTTTTTGGGGGTACAACGTGTTATTGATTGAAAAACAATCCTACCCCCTACATCGAGTTTGTGGCGAATACATTTCCAATGAAGTCAAGGACTTTATGGAGATGCATCAGCTTTTGCCCAATATTGAACTTCCTCAAATCAATGAACTAACTGTGTCAAGTCCTAATGGGAACCAGTTTCATATGCCCCTTGGTTTGGGAGGATTTGGCATCAGCAGGTTTACAATTGATCAGTACCTTTTTGAAAAGTCCAAGCAAGCAGGTACGACAGTTCTTCAAAACACAAAAGTCCATCACTTTGATTTTGATGGTAGTTTTTTCACAGTAAATACCACTAAAGGAGAATCTTTTCAGGCTCCATTACTGATTGGTGCATTTGGGAAACGCTCTCTGCTGGACAAGCAAATGAAAAGGCCGTTTATACAAAGTAAATCCCCATACATAGGCATCAAATACCATATCAAAAACCCCATTCCTACCAACCAAATAGCACTTCACAACTTCAAGGATGGGTATTGTGGCATTTCCAAAGTTGAAGAAGGGAAAACCAATTTGTGTTACCTATCAAGCAGACAAAACCTAAAAAAGTTTGGCTCTATTGAAAAAATGGAACAAGAAGTGCTTTTTGAGAACCCACACATCAGACAGATCTTTGAGGAATCTGAGTTTCTATTCGAAAAACCCATCGTCATCAATGAAATCTCTTTTTCTGCCAAATCCTGTATTGAGCAACATGTGATGATGGCTGGTGACTCAGCGGGCTTAATCACACCACTCTGTGGCAACGGCATGGCTATGGCCATCCACTCTGCCATCATATTGACTGACTTGATTGGTATTTATTTCAAGAAGGGTGAGAAGGTAAATAGGGAACAATTAGAAAATGCTTACCAACAAAAATGGCAGCAGGCTTTTGCCTTCAGACTTAATGCAGGCAGACAATTACAAAAGCTATTTGGTTCCAAGAAACTGACAAACCATACCGTCAATATATTAAAGCATTTACCTACGGTAAGTAAGTGGCTTGTCAGTCTCACACATGGAAAGCCTATTACATATGCAAAAGCACCTTTGCAACAGAAAAATAGACAGCCAAGCCAAGAAGGTCATTTGTAG
- the mgtE gene encoding magnesium transporter, producing MSFEHTRKYYKQIESAIRNEDRDFIVKELSEMHYADITEMLYYLNTEDCRYILDSLSPRVGADVLSELEEDIRVEFLKSFSSKELLRYIDYVDSDDAVDILNEQPVKVREEVLSHMQDKEKANNILELLHYDEDCAGGLMAKELIKANVNWTVLQCIEEIRRQATKVDKIYTVYVVDDHDVLLGRVSLKRIILAKDEAKIKDIYVPEIAMVNTFQAEEEVAELMQKYDLEVIPVVNVQGKLQGRITIDDIVDVITEQAEIDQQAMAGISESVEPNDSVITMSRARLPWLIVGMFGGLLGAKFIGIFENELTLVPAMAFFIPLITATGGNVGIQSSTIVVQSMASSPSVQETMAERFFKVLLVAIVNGLVIAGLVFVFNYFLGDSSLAFVVSAALFSVVMLASFMGTITPIVLDRFGINPALASGPFITTTNDLLGLAVYFSVAKVLLHM from the coding sequence ATGTCATTTGAGCACACCAGAAAATACTACAAACAAATTGAGTCAGCCATCAGAAATGAAGACAGAGACTTTATAGTAAAGGAGCTGTCTGAGATGCACTATGCCGATATTACAGAGATGCTGTATTATTTGAATACAGAAGACTGTAGGTATATTCTCGATTCGTTAAGTCCTAGGGTTGGTGCAGATGTACTTAGTGAGCTGGAAGAAGATATTCGTGTTGAGTTCCTCAAAAGCTTCTCTTCTAAAGAGCTTCTCCGCTATATTGATTATGTTGATTCCGATGATGCCGTAGATATCCTGAATGAGCAGCCTGTAAAGGTAAGGGAAGAGGTGCTTTCCCATATGCAAGACAAGGAGAAGGCAAACAACATCTTGGAGCTTCTTCATTATGATGAAGATTGTGCTGGTGGTCTGATGGCAAAAGAGCTGATCAAGGCTAATGTCAACTGGACCGTACTGCAGTGTATTGAAGAAATACGTAGGCAGGCAACCAAAGTAGATAAGATTTATACTGTATATGTTGTCGATGATCATGATGTACTGTTAGGACGTGTCTCATTGAAAAGAATCATTCTGGCAAAAGATGAGGCCAAGATCAAAGACATTTATGTACCTGAGATCGCCATGGTCAATACTTTTCAGGCTGAGGAAGAGGTTGCGGAACTGATGCAGAAGTATGACCTTGAAGTCATTCCTGTAGTGAATGTACAAGGTAAGTTACAAGGTCGTATTACCATTGACGATATTGTCGACGTAATCACGGAGCAGGCAGAAATAGATCAGCAGGCAATGGCTGGTATCTCTGAGAGCGTAGAGCCCAATGATAGTGTCATTACCATGTCTCGTGCGAGATTGCCTTGGTTGATTGTAGGAATGTTCGGCGGTTTGTTGGGAGCCAAGTTTATTGGCATCTTTGAAAACGAGTTAACGCTTGTTCCGGCAATGGCCTTCTTTATACCATTGATTACAGCAACTGGCGGTAACGTAGGTATCCAGTCTTCAACCATTGTTGTACAGTCTATGGCTAGTAGTCCATCTGTACAGGAAACAATGGCAGAGCGTTTTTTTAAAGTGCTTTTAGTCGCTATTGTTAACGGATTGGTGATTGCAGGCTTAGTTTTTGTATTTAATTACTTTTTGGGAGATAGCTCATTGGCATTTGTTGTGTCAGCTGCGCTGTTCAGTGTCGTGATGCTCGCTTCTTTTATGGGAACAATTACTCCTATTGTTCTAGATAGGTTTGGAATTAACCCTGCCTTGGCTTCAGGGCCTTTTATTACCACTACAAATGACCTTCTTGGCTTGGCTGTCTATTTTTCTGTTGCAAAGGTGCTTTTGCATATGTAA
- a CDS encoding START-like domain-containing protein, translating to MAKYKYTTEFEVNASVNMLYPYFSTATGLKEWFADDVNMESEKKFVFEWQGELKPARMVIKRTNQHVKFQFDPVNEADEHDLAYVEFKMDYNELTQSTFIKVIDYSEMDDEIELDEMWGQFFDDLKKQVGA from the coding sequence ATGGCTAAGTATAAATACACAACAGAATTTGAGGTGAATGCCTCTGTCAATATGTTATATCCATACTTTTCAACAGCTACCGGTTTGAAGGAGTGGTTTGCTGATGATGTGAATATGGAATCAGAAAAGAAATTTGTTTTTGAATGGCAAGGGGAGCTGAAACCTGCAAGAATGGTAATCAAGCGCACCAACCAGCATGTCAAGTTTCAATTTGATCCCGTAAATGAGGCAGACGAACATGATCTGGCGTATGTAGAGTTTAAGATGGATTATAATGAACTTACCCAATCTACCTTTATAAAGGTCATAGATTATTCAGAAATGGATGATGAGATTGAGCTTGATGAGATGTGGGGGCAGTTTTTTGATGATTTGAAGAAACAAGTAGGAGCTTAA
- a CDS encoding glutamine synthetase III family protein has translation MATQRFKALELVSQRKPHDVTPPSSKVSEYFGVNTFDTRMMKQMLSSDVLDSLTNAIEKGEKINEYVADAVASAMKTWAISKGATHYTHWFQPLTGSTAEKHDAFFELAADGTPMEKFKGSALVRQEPDASSFPSGGLRQTFEARGYTAWDPTSPAFLIESGKSKTLCVPTIFVSYTGEALDNKAPLLKALERVDRAATEVCQYFDKNVTKVIATLGCEQEFFLVDKAMAQARPDLMLSGRALFGRKPPKGQQLDDHYFGSIPLRVQRYLQDLEIEAYKLGIPITTRHNEVAPSQFEVAPVFEEVNVANDHNALLMDVMEKVAQFHNFTVLFHEKPFAELNGSGKHNNWSLSTNTGKNLLSPSTKAKENLQFLTFFVNTLKAVHDYSDLLRASIASAGNDHRLGANEAPPAIISAFIGSQLTAILNELEHNGDVKVDKGDNVYMKLGIDKIPPILLDNTDRNRTSPFAFTGNKFEFRAVGSSSNNAAPMTVLNTIVARQLEEFKIAVDKQIEKDVKKEVAIINVLREYISSSKNILFEGNGYSEEWVKEAKKRGLPNVKSTPKALDAMVSKKAVTLYKKMDIMTESELHARHEVMLENYVLTLQIESRIMADIAKNHIVPTAIMYQNHLIQNVKGLKEIGLDDETQEVVTTIRAISKHISEIKRLSHEMTQERKRINAIEDSREKAVAYDEDIKTKFFDELRWHCDKLETMVDDEIWPMLKFREMLFLR, from the coding sequence ATGGCAACACAAAGATTCAAAGCACTTGAATTGGTTTCACAACGCAAGCCACATGATGTAACCCCTCCTTCGTCAAAAGTATCCGAATACTTCGGAGTCAACACTTTTGACACTCGCATGATGAAGCAGATGCTTTCATCTGATGTTCTAGACAGTCTCACAAACGCCATAGAAAAAGGTGAGAAAATCAATGAATATGTAGCAGATGCTGTAGCCTCAGCCATGAAAACATGGGCTATCAGCAAGGGGGCAACTCATTACACGCACTGGTTCCAGCCACTAACAGGCTCAACAGCTGAAAAGCACGATGCCTTTTTTGAGTTAGCAGCTGATGGTACCCCAATGGAGAAGTTCAAAGGCAGTGCGCTTGTAAGACAAGAGCCAGACGCATCTTCATTCCCTAGTGGAGGGTTAAGACAAACATTTGAAGCCAGAGGATATACCGCTTGGGACCCTACTTCACCTGCTTTTCTGATTGAAAGTGGTAAAAGCAAGACCCTTTGTGTTCCGACCATATTCGTTTCATACACTGGCGAAGCACTTGACAACAAGGCTCCTCTCCTGAAAGCACTTGAGAGAGTAGACCGTGCAGCCACTGAGGTATGCCAATACTTTGATAAGAACGTAACGAAAGTAATTGCAACACTTGGCTGTGAGCAAGAGTTTTTCCTTGTTGACAAAGCGATGGCACAAGCCCGTCCTGACCTTATGCTAAGTGGTAGAGCTTTATTTGGCAGAAAACCACCTAAAGGACAGCAACTTGATGACCATTACTTTGGTTCTATTCCTTTAAGGGTTCAGCGTTACCTGCAAGACCTTGAAATTGAAGCTTACAAATTGGGTATTCCTATCACTACTCGCCATAACGAGGTTGCTCCTAGCCAGTTTGAGGTAGCACCAGTGTTTGAGGAAGTAAATGTAGCCAATGACCACAACGCCCTATTGATGGACGTGATGGAAAAAGTAGCTCAGTTCCACAACTTCACTGTACTGTTCCACGAAAAGCCATTTGCGGAATTGAACGGTTCGGGTAAGCACAACAACTGGTCACTTTCTACAAATACAGGAAAAAACCTGCTTTCACCTAGCACTAAAGCTAAGGAAAACCTTCAATTCCTTACGTTCTTTGTCAACACACTGAAAGCTGTACATGATTACTCTGACCTGCTAAGAGCAAGTATCGCATCGGCAGGCAACGACCATAGACTTGGCGCTAACGAAGCTCCTCCTGCAATTATCTCTGCCTTTATTGGTTCTCAACTGACAGCCATCCTTAACGAACTGGAACACAATGGTGATGTAAAAGTTGACAAAGGAGATAATGTTTACATGAAACTTGGCATTGACAAGATTCCTCCAATCTTACTGGACAATACAGACAGAAACAGAACATCTCCATTTGCATTCACTGGTAACAAGTTTGAGTTCAGAGCAGTAGGTTCTTCTTCAAACAACGCTGCACCGATGACTGTCCTGAATACTATTGTTGCTAGACAGCTTGAAGAATTCAAGATTGCGGTTGACAAACAAATCGAAAAAGATGTCAAGAAAGAAGTTGCGATCATCAATGTATTGAGAGAGTATATTTCTTCTTCAAAAAACATCCTGTTCGAAGGAAATGGTTACAGCGAAGAATGGGTAAAAGAAGCTAAGAAACGTGGCTTGCCAAACGTAAAGTCAACGCCTAAAGCTTTGGATGCCATGGTTTCCAAAAAAGCCGTGACGCTTTACAAGAAAATGGACATCATGACTGAGTCTGAACTTCATGCCCGCCATGAGGTGATGCTTGAAAACTACGTCCTTACATTGCAGATAGAGTCTCGCATAATGGCTGACATTGCCAAGAACCACATCGTTCCTACGGCAATTATGTACCAAAACCACCTGATTCAAAATGTAAAAGGCCTGAAAGAAATTGGTCTCGACGATGAGACACAGGAAGTGGTTACTACTATTAGAGCAATCTCTAAGCACATAAGTGAGATCAAGCGCCTGTCACACGAAATGACGCAAGAACGCAAACGTATCAATGCTATTGAGGATTCTCGTGAAAAAGCAGTTGCTTATGATGAGGACATCAAGACTAAGTTCTTTGACGAGCTTAGATGGCACTGTGACAAGCTTGAGACAATGGTAGACGATGAGATTTGGCCAATGCTGAAATTCAGAGAAATGCTATTCTTAAGATAA
- a CDS encoding DnaJ domain-containing protein has translation MESFYDILGVSIDADEQQIKLAYRAKAKQYHPDRNKGHQAEERFKQINEAYRVLSNKNLRSYYDAGFASLVQQYTQQPSPTPEHKGRYQPGDYSHLFAEERRKQKEADRFTPKKIVLFIAGYGLLAAVLLFFGGVMDSFTAQKHYEEASLIIKGGDYMKGYTLLKQALEKDEEHADANWLIGQVIMEKLHRPDRALVYFRRARAFADDDNDSLRYILGYAQAAEASSNFNEAVTAYQQYLDIGNTNDGEILSSMAKINVYELGKGSEAEVIYRKLIDMDSLSAEVYTGLGVALQQQAKYEDSYQYLIQAAALQQVYPINDYYLGMHMLRYEHDTLRACNYWFRAAQSGFKKAEDTISTYCQ, from the coding sequence TTGGAATCATTTTACGATATATTAGGTGTCAGTATTGATGCAGATGAGCAGCAGATAAAATTGGCTTACAGAGCTAAGGCAAAGCAGTACCATCCGGATAGGAATAAAGGGCATCAGGCTGAAGAACGCTTTAAGCAGATCAATGAGGCTTACCGTGTATTGTCGAATAAAAACCTTCGAAGTTATTATGATGCAGGTTTTGCCTCGCTTGTGCAGCAATATACCCAACAGCCTAGCCCTACCCCTGAGCATAAAGGTCGTTATCAGCCAGGAGACTATTCCCATTTGTTTGCAGAGGAGCGAAGGAAACAGAAGGAGGCAGACCGTTTTACTCCCAAAAAGATTGTGCTGTTTATCGCAGGGTATGGGTTGCTGGCAGCTGTTTTATTATTTTTTGGAGGTGTGATGGATAGTTTCACTGCACAAAAGCACTATGAAGAAGCATCTTTGATCATTAAGGGTGGAGATTATATGAAGGGCTATACTTTACTTAAGCAAGCTCTAGAGAAAGATGAAGAACATGCGGATGCCAACTGGCTAATAGGGCAAGTGATTATGGAAAAATTGCATAGACCTGATCGGGCTTTGGTCTATTTCAGAAGGGCAAGGGCATTCGCCGATGATGACAATGATTCTTTGAGGTATATCTTAGGTTATGCGCAAGCAGCCGAGGCCTCATCAAACTTTAATGAAGCGGTTACTGCTTATCAGCAATACTTGGATATAGGAAATACGAATGATGGTGAAATCCTGTCAAGTATGGCGAAAATCAACGTTTATGAACTTGGTAAGGGAAGTGAGGCAGAAGTGATTTACAGGAAACTAATTGACATGGATAGCCTTTCGGCTGAAGTATATACAGGGTTGGGCGTTGCCTTGCAACAACAGGCTAAATATGAAGACTCTTACCAATACTTGATACAGGCAGCTGCATTACAGCAAGTTTACCCTATTAATGATTACTATTTAGGGATGCATATGTTGAGGTATGAACATGATACCTTGAGAGCTTGTAATTATTGGTTCAGGGCAGCTCAGTCAGGTTTTAAGAAGGCAGAAGATACAATTTCAACATATTGCCAGTAA
- a CDS encoding ROK family protein: protein MKYFMGIDVGGTNVKFGEVTSDGEILKKKKYPSAEVGLNGAFVENFVALVKKRLDKSSNDIREVGIGLPGTISEDRSTVLEVPNIPTLRGAKLLRELEKKIPKVNFHLENDANAAALGEFYFGKAKLPPTFMFITLGTGVGGGAIINKKIFKGGDGNGMEIGHIVASNGKTIEENIGKKGMIGFVREKLKSGYKSVIVDDDDLSSKVIAAAAEEGDPLALEVYQMYGKYLGELIVSCVRILDIKTILIGGGVAEAYDHLEESMNKTIHQYLTPYYTDHLDIKLATLANKAGIIGAASLCFQ from the coding sequence ATGAAATATTTCATGGGCATTGACGTGGGTGGCACCAATGTCAAGTTTGGGGAAGTAACCTCTGATGGAGAGATTCTGAAAAAGAAAAAGTACCCCTCCGCTGAAGTAGGCCTTAATGGTGCATTTGTCGAAAACTTCGTCGCATTGGTTAAAAAAAGACTGGATAAGTCTTCCAATGATATTAGAGAAGTTGGTATTGGTCTACCCGGCACCATCTCTGAAGACCGCTCAACAGTGTTGGAAGTCCCTAATATCCCAACTCTAAGAGGCGCTAAACTACTACGAGAACTGGAAAAGAAAATCCCTAAGGTTAATTTTCACCTAGAAAATGATGCAAATGCCGCTGCCCTTGGTGAATTCTACTTCGGAAAAGCGAAACTTCCTCCGACTTTTATGTTTATCACTTTAGGAACTGGTGTTGGTGGCGGTGCAATCATCAATAAGAAAATCTTTAAGGGGGGTGATGGCAACGGAATGGAAATCGGACATATCGTGGCCAGTAATGGAAAAACCATTGAGGAAAATATTGGAAAAAAAGGCATGATTGGCTTCGTCCGTGAAAAACTCAAAAGTGGCTACAAAAGTGTAATAGTGGATGATGATGACTTAAGTTCAAAAGTCATTGCAGCAGCAGCGGAAGAAGGAGACCCATTAGCACTTGAAGTTTATCAGATGTATGGTAAGTACCTTGGTGAGTTAATCGTGTCATGTGTCAGAATATTGGATATCAAAACCATCCTGATTGGTGGCGGTGTAGCTGAAGCTTATGATCACCTTGAAGAATCCATGAACAAAACCATTCACCAATACCTAACACCTTATTACACAGACCACCTTGACATCAAACTAGCAACACTTGCCAACAAGGCAGGTATTATAGGGGCAGCCTCACTCTGTTTCCAATAA
- a CDS encoding BamA/TamA family outer membrane protein yields the protein MNHLAYRFIFSLLCLYLPIICLSQKVKQPPEKSVWKNIDSLRIAEIEMGKSKFTPFIAPSYTPEMKFLFSAGGLFTFTNDKKNPLLTRSSIPFSVGISSNGSFQLSVRANLYSKGDKVRQVGEFWIKDMPDNYWGVGYSNGRNREQDRNTTGYHRLWWRFYDKIIYQYKTNYFVGVAVDLNKTEASDLNPLMEDDPFILRDGTEIRNSGIGGVFQFDSRDLAVNAYKGMLLDVSFIIYGGLLGGENHFQVLEIDYRQYKKVSPLRRVLAWQVKAKTTFSKAPWTELAQLGSPFDLRGYYWGRYRDESMLFGLLEYRHMFQRKTPNKQGKLESRSGFAAWTGLGAVGQEFYNLRGKWLPNIGVGYRLEVQPRMNLRIDFGLGVKSNALYFSFNEAF from the coding sequence ATGAATCACTTAGCTTACAGGTTCATTTTTTCACTGCTATGCTTGTACTTACCGATTATCTGTCTCTCTCAGAAAGTCAAGCAACCTCCTGAAAAATCTGTTTGGAAAAATATTGACTCCCTTCGTATTGCAGAGATTGAAATGGGAAAGTCGAAATTCACTCCTTTCATTGCACCTTCCTACACCCCTGAGATGAAGTTCCTATTTTCTGCGGGTGGCCTTTTCACCTTTACCAACGACAAGAAAAACCCTTTACTCACTCGTTCTTCCATCCCATTTTCAGTTGGAATCAGTAGTAATGGATCTTTCCAGTTAAGTGTGAGGGCTAACCTCTACAGTAAAGGTGATAAAGTAAGACAAGTAGGAGAATTCTGGATAAAGGACATGCCTGACAACTATTGGGGTGTTGGGTACAGCAACGGCAGAAACAGGGAGCAAGACCGTAACACAACAGGCTATCACAGGTTATGGTGGCGCTTTTATGACAAAATCATATACCAATACAAAACCAATTACTTTGTTGGGGTTGCAGTTGACCTAAATAAAACAGAGGCTTCTGATCTCAACCCTTTAATGGAAGATGACCCTTTTATCCTAAGGGATGGCACTGAAATAAGAAACTCAGGCATTGGAGGTGTTTTCCAGTTTGACAGCCGGGATTTGGCAGTCAACGCCTATAAAGGTATGCTACTGGATGTCAGTTTTATTATCTATGGAGGATTACTAGGAGGTGAAAATCATTTTCAGGTACTAGAAATTGACTATCGACAATACAAGAAAGTCAGTCCACTCAGAAGGGTATTGGCTTGGCAGGTAAAAGCAAAGACTACCTTCAGTAAAGCCCCTTGGACAGAGCTTGCGCAGCTAGGCTCTCCATTTGACTTAAGAGGGTATTATTGGGGGCGATACAGAGATGAATCAATGCTTTTTGGCTTACTCGAATACAGACATATGTTTCAGCGAAAAACGCCCAACAAACAAGGAAAACTCGAAAGTCGGTCCGGTTTTGCAGCGTGGACTGGACTTGGAGCCGTTGGTCAGGAGTTTTACAACTTAAGAGGTAAATGGCTCCCCAATATTGGAGTAGGTTACAGACTCGAGGTCCAACCAAGAATGAACCTTCGTATTGACTTTGGCTTGGGAGTCAAGTCCAATGCCCTTTACTTCTCCTTCAATGAAGCTTTTTAA
- a CDS encoding DNA gyrase/topoisomerase IV subunit A, producing the protein MENELNKQEDHNDESHIEHGGSQTLHVSGMYENWFLDYASYVILERAVPALEDGFKPVQRRIMHAMKELDDGRFNKVANIIGSTMQFHPHGDAAIGDAIVNLGQKDLLIDTQGNWGDVRTGDSAAAPRYIEARLSKLALDVVFNPKTTEWQLSYDGRKREPINLPVKFPLLLAQGVEGIAVGLATKIMPHNFVELIKGSIDILKGKEVSLYPDFPTGGQADFSNYNGGLKGGKIRVRARIEVHDNKTLLVKEIPYATTTTSLIDSIIKANDQGKIKIKKVIDNTAEHVEVEVQLGTGQSPDVAIAALYAFTDCEVSISPNACVIIDERPHFMSVNDILKVNTNNTINLLKRELEIQRAELLEKILFSSLEKIFIENRIYRKIEECETWEAVIQTIDKGLEPYKPDFYREITEEDIVRLTEIKIKRISKFDSFKADEVMKGLQDQLEEVEHHLANMIEYAISYFKDLLKKYGKGRERNTEIANFDTIQAAKVAANNAKLYVDRKEGFIGYALKKDESVEEVMECSDIDDIIVFRRDGKYMVTKIAEKLFVGKDIIHAEVYVKGDERKIYNCVYLDGKSGVSRVKRFQVLSFTRDREYDVTKGDKGSKVLYFSANPNGEAEIVGVSLSPNSKAKIKSFEYDFAELEIKGRTSQGNILTKYPVRRVTLVQEGVSTLPAVDLWFDESVGILNKDGNGKYLGKFKDEDKIIVIFDTGEYELTNFELTNRYDTRRIVVLEKFRPNKVITAVHYDTNNRAYYVKRFLIETTTMNKRFKFITDYPASRLLMATLQENPVVDISYKEGRKKSKTTEELKDYTDVMGWKALGKKLPYDTSVEAELTSEDDPVTEEQEKADAAKKKDDDVNDNVKTNQLGIF; encoded by the coding sequence AATTCTAGAACGTGCGGTACCTGCGCTGGAAGATGGTTTCAAGCCTGTGCAACGTAGGATCATGCATGCAATGAAGGAGCTGGATGACGGTCGTTTCAATAAGGTGGCAAACATTATTGGTAGTACAATGCAGTTTCACCCTCATGGTGATGCAGCCATTGGAGATGCTATAGTGAACCTTGGTCAGAAAGACCTCCTGATTGATACACAAGGTAACTGGGGTGATGTTAGGACTGGTGATAGTGCTGCAGCGCCACGTTACATTGAGGCAAGACTTTCAAAACTGGCATTGGATGTTGTCTTCAACCCAAAAACAACTGAATGGCAGCTTTCTTATGACGGTCGTAAGAGGGAGCCTATTAATTTGCCTGTGAAATTCCCTTTATTGTTGGCTCAGGGTGTAGAAGGTATTGCCGTTGGTTTGGCGACCAAAATTATGCCTCACAACTTTGTGGAGTTGATAAAGGGTTCTATTGATATACTGAAAGGTAAGGAAGTAAGCCTCTATCCAGATTTTCCTACTGGTGGACAGGCAGACTTCTCTAACTATAATGGAGGTCTGAAAGGTGGTAAAATCCGTGTGAGAGCAAGGATTGAGGTACATGATAATAAAACACTCCTGGTCAAGGAAATCCCGTACGCTACTACCACGACCAGCCTTATTGATTCGATCATTAAAGCCAATGACCAAGGCAAGATCAAGATCAAGAAGGTTATTGACAATACAGCCGAACATGTAGAGGTAGAGGTACAACTAGGTACAGGACAGTCTCCTGATGTTGCGATTGCGGCATTGTATGCCTTTACAGACTGTGAAGTTTCTATTTCTCCAAACGCTTGTGTCATTATTGATGAGCGTCCACACTTTATGTCGGTTAACGATATTCTTAAGGTTAATACCAATAATACGATTAACCTGCTGAAGAGAGAGTTGGAGATTCAGCGTGCTGAATTGCTTGAAAAAATCCTTTTCTCATCATTGGAGAAAATCTTTATCGAAAATAGAATCTACCGCAAGATTGAGGAATGTGAAACGTGGGAAGCGGTAATTCAAACAATTGATAAAGGACTTGAGCCATATAAGCCAGACTTCTACCGTGAGATAACAGAGGAAGATATCGTCAGACTTACAGAGATCAAGATCAAACGTATCTCAAAATTTGACTCCTTCAAGGCTGATGAGGTGATGAAAGGACTTCAGGATCAGTTGGAGGAAGTTGAGCATCATTTGGCGAATATGATTGAATATGCGATCTCTTACTTCAAGGACCTATTGAAGAAATACGGCAAGGGAAGAGAGCGTAACACAGAAATTGCAAACTTCGATACAATTCAGGCTGCTAAAGTGGCAGCAAACAATGCTAAACTGTATGTTGACCGTAAGGAAGGCTTTATCGGTTATGCCCTCAAGAAAGATGAAAGCGTAGAAGAAGTGATGGAGTGTTCTGATATTGATGATATCATTGTATTCCGTCGTGACGGTAAATATATGGTCACCAAGATTGCTGAAAAGCTGTTTGTGGGTAAAGACATTATTCATGCGGAAGTTTATGTAAAAGGAGACGAGCGCAAGATTTACAACTGTGTTTATCTGGATGGTAAATCAGGTGTATCACGCGTGAAACGTTTCCAAGTACTGAGTTTTACCAGAGACCGTGAGTATGATGTAACAAAAGGTGATAAAGGCAGTAAAGTGCTTTATTTCTCAGCCAACCCTAACGGTGAGGCAGAAATTGTAGGAGTATCACTTTCACCTAACAGCAAGGCCAAAATAAAGTCATTTGAATATGATTTTGCTGAACTTGAAATCAAGGGGCGTACATCACAAGGAAATATCCTGACCAAGTATCCTGTAAGAAGAGTGACACTGGTACAGGAAGGTGTGTCTACCTTGCCAGCTGTAGACCTTTGGTTTGATGAGTCTGTAGGCATCTTGAATAAGGATGGTAACGGTAAGTACCTTGGTAAATTCAAGGACGAAGACAAGATTATCGTTATTTTTGATACTGGTGAGTACGAGTTGACCAACTTTGAGTTGACCAATCGCTATGATACGAGACGTATCGTGGTGTTGGAGAAATTCAGACCAAACAAGGTAATCACAGCTGTACATTATGATACAAACAACCGTGCGTATTATGTGAAGCGATTCCTGATCGAAACAACGACCATGAACAAACGCTTCAAGTTCATTACAGATTACCCTGCTTCTCGTTTGCTGATGGCAACACTTCAGGAGAACCCTGTGGTAGACATCAGTTACAAAGAAGGTCGTAAGAAGAGTAAAACGACTGAGGAACTGAAAGACTATACAGATGTAATGGGCTGGAAGGCGCTCGGTAAAAAGCTTCCTTATGATACTTCTGTAGAGGCAGAGCTTACATCAGAAGATGATCCGGTGACTGAAGAGCAGGAAAAAGCAGACGCAGCCAAGAAGAAGGATGATGATGTGAATGATAATGTAAAAACCAATCAGCTTGGTATTTTCTAA